A window of the Gossypium hirsutum isolate 1008001.06 chromosome A03, Gossypium_hirsutum_v2.1, whole genome shotgun sequence genome harbors these coding sequences:
- the LOC107908989 gene encoding UDP-rhamnose/UDP-galactose transporter 2 isoform X2 — translation MTALIGLVSNATGNSTRKKVPLWELLWFSVVANTSITGMNLSLMLNSVGFYQISKLSMIPVVCVMEWILHSKHYSDKVKISVLVVVVGVGVCTVTDVKVNAQGFICACVAVLSTSLQQISIGSLQTKYSIGSFELLSQTAPIQALSLLLFGPFVDYYLTGKLLASYKFSSAAFFFILLSCSLAVFCNISQYLCIGRFSATSFQVLGHMKTVCVLILGWLLFDSELTLKNILGMAIAILGMVVYSWAVEADKQTESKVSPLPKEASEENVELLKQQQQSDGSPLKDVELGKYQP, via the exons ATGACTGCCTTAATTGGTTTGGTATCAAATGCCACGGGTAACTCAACAAGAAAAAAAGTTCCTTTATGGGAGCTTCTTTGGTTCTCAGTCGTTGCCAATACTTCAATCACCGGGATGAACTTGAGCCTTATGCTGAATTCAGTTGGATTTTATCAG ATTTCAAAGCTAAGTATGATTCCAGTTGTTTGTGTGATGGAATGGATACTACACAGCAAACACTATTCGGACAAAGTCAAGATTTCTGTCCTTGTCGTGGTGGTTGGTGTTGGTGTTTGTACAGTCACTGATGTAAAAGTTAATGCTCAAGGATTTATTTGTGCCTGTGTCGCTGTCCTGTCTACCTCCTTACAGCAAATT TCAATTGGCTCCCTACAAACGAAGTACTCgataggctcatttgaattgcTCAGTCAAACAGCTCCAATCCAAGCTCTGTCTCTTTTGTTGTTCGGTCCCTTTGTTGATTACTACCTCACTGGCAAATTACTAGCAAGTTACAAGTTCTCCTCAGCTGCATTT TTTTTCATACTACTATCGTGCTCGTTAGCGGTATTTTGCAATATAAGTCAGTATCTTTGCATCGGACGATTCTCCGCCACATCTTTCCAAGTCCTAGGCCACATGAAAACGGTTTGTGTATTGATATTGGGATGGCTACTCTTTGATTCGGAGCTGACACTGAAAAATATACTCGGGATGGCGATTGCCATCCTCGGCATGGTAGTCTACAGTTGGGCTGTTGAAGCTGATAAACAAACGGAATCCAAGGTTTCACCACTCCCCAAGGAAGCTTCTGAAGAAAATGTTGAATTGTTAAAACAACAGCAGCAATCGGACGGTTCTCCGCTCAAGGACGTTGAGCTTGGCAAATATCAGCCTTAG
- the LOC107908989 gene encoding UDP-rhamnose/UDP-galactose transporter 2 isoform X1 produces the protein MDSLKKQSSAVSDVGAWAMNVVSSVGLIMANKQLMSPAGYAFVFATTLTGFHFSMTALIGLVSNATGNSTRKKVPLWELLWFSVVANTSITGMNLSLMLNSVGFYQISKLSMIPVVCVMEWILHSKHYSDKVKISVLVVVVGVGVCTVTDVKVNAQGFICACVAVLSTSLQQISIGSLQTKYSIGSFELLSQTAPIQALSLLLFGPFVDYYLTGKLLASYKFSSAAFFFILLSCSLAVFCNISQYLCIGRFSATSFQVLGHMKTVCVLILGWLLFDSELTLKNILGMAIAILGMVVYSWAVEADKQTESKVSPLPKEASEENVELLKQQQQSDGSPLKDVELGKYQP, from the exons ATGGATTCACTGAAGAAACAATCATCAGCCGTATCCGATGTGGGAGCTTGGGCTATGAACGTTGTCAGTTCCGTTGGCCTTATTATGGCCAACAAGCAGCTCATGTCCCCTGCCGGTTATGCCTTCGTCTTTG CGACTACATTAACTGGATTCCACTTTTCTATGACTGCCTTAATTGGTTTGGTATCAAATGCCACGGGTAACTCAACAAGAAAAAAAGTTCCTTTATGGGAGCTTCTTTGGTTCTCAGTCGTTGCCAATACTTCAATCACCGGGATGAACTTGAGCCTTATGCTGAATTCAGTTGGATTTTATCAG ATTTCAAAGCTAAGTATGATTCCAGTTGTTTGTGTGATGGAATGGATACTACACAGCAAACACTATTCGGACAAAGTCAAGATTTCTGTCCTTGTCGTGGTGGTTGGTGTTGGTGTTTGTACAGTCACTGATGTAAAAGTTAATGCTCAAGGATTTATTTGTGCCTGTGTCGCTGTCCTGTCTACCTCCTTACAGCAAATT TCAATTGGCTCCCTACAAACGAAGTACTCgataggctcatttgaattgcTCAGTCAAACAGCTCCAATCCAAGCTCTGTCTCTTTTGTTGTTCGGTCCCTTTGTTGATTACTACCTCACTGGCAAATTACTAGCAAGTTACAAGTTCTCCTCAGCTGCATTT TTTTTCATACTACTATCGTGCTCGTTAGCGGTATTTTGCAATATAAGTCAGTATCTTTGCATCGGACGATTCTCCGCCACATCTTTCCAAGTCCTAGGCCACATGAAAACGGTTTGTGTATTGATATTGGGATGGCTACTCTTTGATTCGGAGCTGACACTGAAAAATATACTCGGGATGGCGATTGCCATCCTCGGCATGGTAGTCTACAGTTGGGCTGTTGAAGCTGATAAACAAACGGAATCCAAGGTTTCACCACTCCCCAAGGAAGCTTCTGAAGAAAATGTTGAATTGTTAAAACAACAGCAGCAATCGGACGGTTCTCCGCTCAAGGACGTTGAGCTTGGCAAATATCAGCCTTAG